A region of Ornithodoros turicata isolate Travis chromosome 5, ASM3712646v1, whole genome shotgun sequence DNA encodes the following proteins:
- the LOC135394229 gene encoding probable splicing factor, arginine/serine-rich 5, with protein MSSRAQLFIGRLPLDTRERDVEQVFERYGRLLRCDVKYGTGMAYAFVDYDDHRDAEDAIKYENGRDIRGQSIVVEWARGPSYRPSGGGKQNYFDECYRCRRTGHWARDCPDSDRHYGGSSRRSRSPRRNRRPPPRSRYSRSASRSRSKSRSRSPRRSRRSWTRSRSRSHTPDRRRSRTRSPSPDRQRRAPTENGDRSRSGSPRAGSAGSGRRGSRSKSR; from the exons ATGTCGAGCCGGGCACAGTTATTTATCGGCCGACTTCCTTTAGACACGCGTGAAAGGGATGTCGAACAAGTATTTGAGAGATACGGGAGGCTGCTTCGTTGCGACGTTAAATATG GCACTGGCATGGCCTACGCCTTCGTTGACTACGATGACCACAGAGATGCCGAA GATGCGATCAAGTATGAGAATGGACGAGATATCCGTGGCCAGAGCATAGTGGTGGAATGGGCTCGTGGTCCATCGTACAGACCTTCTGGTGGTGGAAAG CAAAACTATTTTGACGAATGCTACCGCTGCCGGAGGACAGGACACTGGGCAAGGGATTGTCCCGACTCTGATCGTCACTATGGCGGTTCAAGCAG GCGCAGTCGAAGCCCACGACGTAATCGACGGCCTCCTCCTCGTTCACGCTACAGCCGTTCTGCGTCCAGGTCTCGATCAAAGTCGCGTTCCAG GTCACCGAGGCGGAGCCGCCGCAGTTGGACACGCAGCCGGAGTCGCAGCCACACTCCTGATCGCCGTAGGAGCCGCACAAGGAGTCCATCCCCCGACCGACAG CGACGAGCTCCCACAGAAAATGGTGACCGAAGCAGGTCAGGAAGTCCGAGGGCAGGGAGTGCTGGTTCAGGCCGTAGAGGCAGTCGGAG
- the LOC135394230 gene encoding probable D-lactate dehydrogenase, mitochondrial isoform X2 yields MLGLVRGAAGRCLRPAWRHHTSPAVARRLISQDVMKQLEAIVGAKNISAAGAVREQHARDESAHPLARPDVVVFPESTEQVSNICKTCYSNDIPMVAFGAGSGLEGGVQALKGGVCIDVTHMDKVLEVHNNDFDVVVQPGVTWRNLNMHIRDTGLWFPIDPGADASLGGMCATSASGTNAVRYGTMRENVTNLEVVLPNGTVIYTAGKGRRTKKTSAGYNLTNLFVGSEGTLGIITQATLRLHSTPDVVMAATCSFPTVMAAIDTTVQILQSNIPMARIEFLDDVAVKACNTYSKTSFAELSTLFLEFNGTDAAVKEQVELAMEIAQGNGSSNFQWAKEIEDRNKLWKARHAIFYATCALKPNTRCYVTDVCVPISNLSDLVASAKEDIISSKVIGTVLGHVGDGNFHSMMLFDPNKPEERENVYAVATRMALRALELGGSCTGEHGIGIGKQKLLVEEIGAEGVEIMKTLKKTLDPKNLMNPGKVFMPD; encoded by the exons ATGCTAGGCCTCGTCCGCGGGGCCGCAGGGCGATGTCTGCGGCCGGCCTGGCGTCATCACACGTCCCCGGCGGTGGCCCGTCGTCTGATCAGCCAGGATGTAATGAAACAGCTGGAGGCCATAGTGGGCGCGAAGAATATAAGTGCTGCCGGTGCTGTGCGCGAACAGCACGCCCGCGACGAAAGTGCTCATCCTCTGGCACGACCTGATGTGGTCGTATTTCCCGAGTCTACGGAACAG GTTAGCAACATCTGCAAGACCTGCTACAGCAACGATATCCCCATGGTGGCATTCGGTGCTGGATCGGGCCTTGAAGGGGGCGTTCAGGCGCTTAAAGGTGGCGTCTGCATTGACGTTACTCACATGGACAAGGTGCTTGAAGTCCACAACAACGACTTCGATGTCGTTGTCCAACCAGGCGTGACATGGCGTAATCTCAACATGCACATCCGCGACACCGGCCTCTGGTTCCCCATCGACCCTGGTGCAGACGCCTCACTTGGTGGCATGTGCGCAACCAGTGCATCGGGGACGAATGCTGTCCGTTATGGAACTATGAGAGAGAACGTGACAAATTTGGAAGTGGTTCTACCGAATGGAACAGTCATATACACTGCTGGCAAAGGACGCAG GACGAAGAAGACTTCGGCTGGTTACAACCTGACAAACCTATTTGTGGGCTCTGAAGGAACACTCGGAATCATCACACAGGCGACACTACGGCTTCACTCCACCCCCGACGTCGTCATGGCGGCTACCTGTTCGTTTCCGACTGTTATGGCGGCTATCGACACAACAGTGCAAATCCTTCAGAGCAACATTCCCATGGCCCGTATAGAGTTCCTCGACGATGTTGCGGTCAAAGCCTGCAACACCTACAGCAAGACCTCCTTCGCCGAACTTTCAACATTGTTTTTAGAATTTAATGGCACTGACGCAGCAGTCAAGGAGCAGGTTGAACTCGCCATGGAAATTGCGCAGGGCAACGGTTCATCAAACTTTCAGTGGGCCAAAGAAATCGAAGATCGCAACAAGTTATGGAAAGCACGCCATGCTATTTTTTATGCTACGTGCGCACTCAAGCCAAACACTCGATGCTATGTGACGGATGTTTGTGTTCCTATATCGAACCTCTCAGATCTAGTCGCATCAGCGAAAGAGGACATTATTTCGAGCAAAGTCATCGGCACAGTCCTCGGACACGTAGGAGACGGTAATTTCCAcagcatgatgctgtttgatCCAAATAAGCCAGAAGAACGGGAGAATGTCTACGCTGTGGCTACCAGAATGGCCTTGCGTGCGCTCGAGCTCGGTGGTTCTTGCACGGGAGAACACGGAATCGGAATCGGAAAGCAAAAGTTGCTTGTTGAGGAAATAGGTGCAGAGGGTGTAGAAATCATGAAGACTTTAAAAAAAACGCTGGATCCAAAAAATCTCATGAATCCTGGAAAAGTATTCATGCCAGACTGA
- the LOC135394230 gene encoding probable D-lactate dehydrogenase, mitochondrial isoform X1, which produces MLPLGPVQGRHFETVMLGLVRGAAGRCLRPAWRHHTSPAVARRLISQDVMKQLEAIVGAKNISAAGAVREQHARDESAHPLARPDVVVFPESTEQVSNICKTCYSNDIPMVAFGAGSGLEGGVQALKGGVCIDVTHMDKVLEVHNNDFDVVVQPGVTWRNLNMHIRDTGLWFPIDPGADASLGGMCATSASGTNAVRYGTMRENVTNLEVVLPNGTVIYTAGKGRRTKKTSAGYNLTNLFVGSEGTLGIITQATLRLHSTPDVVMAATCSFPTVMAAIDTTVQILQSNIPMARIEFLDDVAVKACNTYSKTSFAELSTLFLEFNGTDAAVKEQVELAMEIAQGNGSSNFQWAKEIEDRNKLWKARHAIFYATCALKPNTRCYVTDVCVPISNLSDLVASAKEDIISSKVIGTVLGHVGDGNFHSMMLFDPNKPEERENVYAVATRMALRALELGGSCTGEHGIGIGKQKLLVEEIGAEGVEIMKTLKKTLDPKNLMNPGKVFMPD; this is translated from the exons ATGCTGCCATTAGGACCGGTCCAAG GTCGGCACTTTGAGACAGTCATGCTAGGCCTCGTCCGCGGGGCCGCAGGGCGATGTCTGCGGCCGGCCTGGCGTCATCACACGTCCCCGGCGGTGGCCCGTCGTCTGATCAGCCAGGATGTAATGAAACAGCTGGAGGCCATAGTGGGCGCGAAGAATATAAGTGCTGCCGGTGCTGTGCGCGAACAGCACGCCCGCGACGAAAGTGCTCATCCTCTGGCACGACCTGATGTGGTCGTATTTCCCGAGTCTACGGAACAG GTTAGCAACATCTGCAAGACCTGCTACAGCAACGATATCCCCATGGTGGCATTCGGTGCTGGATCGGGCCTTGAAGGGGGCGTTCAGGCGCTTAAAGGTGGCGTCTGCATTGACGTTACTCACATGGACAAGGTGCTTGAAGTCCACAACAACGACTTCGATGTCGTTGTCCAACCAGGCGTGACATGGCGTAATCTCAACATGCACATCCGCGACACCGGCCTCTGGTTCCCCATCGACCCTGGTGCAGACGCCTCACTTGGTGGCATGTGCGCAACCAGTGCATCGGGGACGAATGCTGTCCGTTATGGAACTATGAGAGAGAACGTGACAAATTTGGAAGTGGTTCTACCGAATGGAACAGTCATATACACTGCTGGCAAAGGACGCAG GACGAAGAAGACTTCGGCTGGTTACAACCTGACAAACCTATTTGTGGGCTCTGAAGGAACACTCGGAATCATCACACAGGCGACACTACGGCTTCACTCCACCCCCGACGTCGTCATGGCGGCTACCTGTTCGTTTCCGACTGTTATGGCGGCTATCGACACAACAGTGCAAATCCTTCAGAGCAACATTCCCATGGCCCGTATAGAGTTCCTCGACGATGTTGCGGTCAAAGCCTGCAACACCTACAGCAAGACCTCCTTCGCCGAACTTTCAACATTGTTTTTAGAATTTAATGGCACTGACGCAGCAGTCAAGGAGCAGGTTGAACTCGCCATGGAAATTGCGCAGGGCAACGGTTCATCAAACTTTCAGTGGGCCAAAGAAATCGAAGATCGCAACAAGTTATGGAAAGCACGCCATGCTATTTTTTATGCTACGTGCGCACTCAAGCCAAACACTCGATGCTATGTGACGGATGTTTGTGTTCCTATATCGAACCTCTCAGATCTAGTCGCATCAGCGAAAGAGGACATTATTTCGAGCAAAGTCATCGGCACAGTCCTCGGACACGTAGGAGACGGTAATTTCCAcagcatgatgctgtttgatCCAAATAAGCCAGAAGAACGGGAGAATGTCTACGCTGTGGCTACCAGAATGGCCTTGCGTGCGCTCGAGCTCGGTGGTTCTTGCACGGGAGAACACGGAATCGGAATCGGAAAGCAAAAGTTGCTTGTTGAGGAAATAGGTGCAGAGGGTGTAGAAATCATGAAGACTTTAAAAAAAACGCTGGATCCAAAAAATCTCATGAATCCTGGAAAAGTATTCATGCCAGACTGA